CATTACCTTCTCTTATAATTAAGGAAGCTGTGGACTACATCCATAATTGAGCTTGTATGCAGCTAAGGGCTAATGAGACGTTGTCTTGAGCTGTGCCAAGTGTGTTTAATATCAGTTTGTGGTCCAGGTTGCTGATTTTTGCAAGGTCTGGgagtatttttgagacttgcCACTGGCTGTTTCCCAATGCTAATAGGGAAGATTGTAGGGactgttttaatttggtcaggTCACTGGTTGCCGTGGCCAATTTATTCATCAGTATCTCTGAATCAATCCCATTTATgactcccagtcctgttcccagcatgccAGTCAGGTCTCTCCGCATTCTGCCCTTGAGGGGGGtttgcttctgcagccaggCCGTCCACCCTTCAAGGGATGTTTGAATtaaaggggagcaggctggttggatttcagaaatgttaatttgcaTTAGTAGTTCTACACACTGAAGAGACCACTCTGgattaaacagcagtaattgctGGCCTGTGTTCCTTACTACATAAGGGCCAATCTCATAAACCTTTGGCTCAGATTTAAGTGATGTGACCTGGGTTTGGATCCGATTGCCAGCGTAGGTCGTAGTAGGGCTAGCCATGGTATTAATCTGGAATTTGAAGGAGAGCCCATTACTGTCCTGGCCCCAAAGACAAACTACTTCAACGGTCTGtactaatgtaaaattataccaACAATCTGCTTCACTTGAATGACTACAGATTTCATTATGTTTGTCTGTAGGAGTAGCTGAGACACTGATTTGGGTTGCTTTTCTATGAGTAGTTCCATTAATCATTCGGCATcttatcttgatttttttctcctacagttccctggagctgccaagttctttgtttttcccattcttgcttTGTATACACTTGGTTTCCGTGCATGACCACAGTCAACAGGTTTAAATTTTTCAAATCGGAATATTTCCCCATGAGTCCAGTAACCCGCATAAAGGCTTGGGACCATGCGTCTTCTCTCCTATGAATAACTTCCCAACTGGAGGTTACAATTATGACTgtgaaaaaaaacaattttctgggtTATACTTGCGTGCCACcctaacattttcattttgttcggGTAAACTTCAATTTCAGTTCATCATCCCCAGGGGTCACTTTCCAAGGGgtctctggagccttctttactCGGGTGTGGTGAATCCAGGCACTCTGTTCTCTGATCTTAATCGTGGTGTAAGTGGTGAGAAGCACCTGGAAtggtccttcccactgtggttccagagtcttttctgtaagagacttaacatatacataatctccaggctgaatgtcaTGTACAGGACCAGCCAAGCTTCGACTTTGGGTTCCAGCCACATGTTTTCCAATTTCTCTAAGCTGTTTATCTAAAGCAATCATATAGGTAGCTAGCGTCTCTTCCCCTCTTTGGGTAGATATTCCTTTCTGTACCCCATATGGTCTCCCATAAAGTATTTCGAAGGGACTTAACTTTTCCTTAATTCTGGGCTTGGTCCGAATTCATAACAACGCAAGTGGAAGAGATTGGGGCCAGGGTAGGTTAGCTTCTTGCCCTAATCtcacaatttgctgtttaatcaaatggttcattttctctacttggCCACTTGACTGGGGATGGTATGGAGTGTGGAGTTCCCAGTCTATGCCTAAATGTCGGCTGGTTTGTCGTACcacccttgaaataaaatgtggtcccctatctgaggaTATTGTGGCCGGAACTCCGAAGCGCAGTATTATTTTTGTAGTAGTGCTTTGGTTACTTCTCGAGCCTTAGCGGTCCTGGTAGGAAAAGCTTCTGACCATCCTGAAAAGGTATCTGTCAGCACCAGTAAATATTGATACCccccttttcttggaagttccgtaaaatcaatttgccactgctgtccaggcCCATGGCCCCTCCCAGTGTGGcccatttttggtttgggggttgtAGGAGCTTGGGTGGGGTCGGACGGTCGGGACagacggagacgagagatctcagaagtcagatcttggaacatgcggttaattgcaaagggcgtgggtataggggcactgcttagagctgcagctggcagctcggagcaggcccaggagagcaagagagtaagcgggtaagtaaagagagagagagagcgagaggaatgagagtgaagaagtagtatgtgaagtcctggttacaatacaataaatcatcttctgtactgaatattctaattgtcactaaccaatctaatacaagatacaaatcctatagcatttacatacagcctataagagttcttatattaccatagagtgttacatcttaacttctaaaaactactctttggaccccttctgctgagctagtagggtctgctctgacccttggacctgcctgcaagcagagggtattgttcaatcaagaggggattaccttcagttggccataccattgttttccagttgttcagtaactaagacttggtatttcaaaaggtggctttcatttcgatgtcgcttatagttttcatattcccaaaatcttttgtcaggcaatcatatttataaggctttcctgtttcatcttccccaacagggggtatttttgggattAGTCTGGAGGCAAAGGTTGCACTGTCGAGTTACTTGCACAACAGTTTCGTATAAGTTTCTAGCAATAATTTTCCCAATTAAGTAGTTATATAGGCATCTGCTCCCCAGTGTGTTTTCTGGTGCTCCTCTCTAACTACGGCCCATAGCAAATGAGAGGGAATAAccaattttccttctgcagtgatAGCCCATCCCTCTTGGTTAAATGTTCCCCTTTCatctttaatcaatttcttgtcttttttattatatgttGGCTTACCCTCTAGGGAAAGTTGTCCATCTGGGATCAAGGCTCCAGTTATTGTTACctcaccttttgctgcttcttttgcctctctgtccgccagttcatttccttcttccaattcTGAGCTCACCTTTTGATGCGCCCTTATGTGCATGATTGCTACCTTCTCAGGTAGCTGGACTGCTTCTAACAGCTgcattatttcttgtgcatgtttgaTGTTCTTTCCATGCGAATTTAacagtcctctttctttccaaatggccCCGTGTGCGTGCACAACTCCAAAGGCATACCTTGAGTCTGtatagatgtttattttctttccttttgccatctcTAAGGCGCAGGTTAGGGCgattatttcagccttctgcGCAGAGGTGTTTGTTGGCAGGGGTCCGGATTCTATCACCTCGCGGCAGGTGGTAACTGCATACCCAGCATGCCGCTTTCCACTGATGACgtagctgctcccatcagtaaACCAGGTCTCTGTGTTGCTTAAAGGGATATCCTTTAGATCCGGGCGGCTGGAGTAGGTAGCTTCGATAGTCTCCAGGCAATCATGGCGTACCGGTTCCCCttgatttccactgagaaaggaagctgggttGACAATGTTAGTTACTACTATTTCcacatcatcttgttctaccaTGATGGCTTGATATTTCAGGAACCTTTGTGGGGAGAGCCAATGCCCacctttcacttccagcaccGCGGACACCGtgtgggacaccagcacagtcaTTCTCTGGCCCAAGGTGAATTTGCGTGCTTCCTGGATGTTTAGCACGActgctgcaacagctctgaggcacccaggccatcctttggctgctgcatctaGCTGCTTAGAGAAATAGGCAACTGCCCGTCGGTATGGGACCAGGTCCTGTGCTAGTATTCCCAGGGCGATCCCTTGCTTCtcatgggaaaatagaaagaatggcTTACTCACGTCTGGAAGtcctagagctggagctgacatgaggGCATTCTTCAGCTGGCTGAAGGCCCGCATGGCCTCCTTTGTCCACTGgagatctctgctttcctttgtaatgaGTTCATATAGTGGTTTCACGACCAGCCCGTAATTGTAAATCCACAGTCTGCACCACCCTGTCATCCCCAGAAAAGTCCGtaactctttcactgtctggggTTTCGGGGTTTGGCATATCGCTTCTTTGCGATCTTGCCCCAAAGTTCGTTGCCCAGCACTGACTTCATAGCCCAGATAGATCACTTTTTGTTTCACCACCTGAGCCTTTTTCTTGGATACCCTGTACCCTTGGAGTCCCAGGAAGTTTAAGAGGCTTACCGTCCAGGCTGTGCAAGCTTCTTCTGTTTGGGTAGCTATTAGGAGATCATCCACGTACTGCAatagcttcccttctcctggtggggCTTCCCAGGACTCTATGTCTTTTGCGAGCTGTTCTCCAAACAGGGTGGGACTGTTCTTAAATCCCTGAGGCAACACCGTCCATGTGAGCTGGGTTTTGCGCCCACTCTTAGGGCTTTCCCATTcgaatgcaaaaattttctggctggcttcatggagagggaggcaaaagaaggcaTCCTTTAGATCTAAAACGGTAAACCAAGTTAGCTCTGGTGTTAAACATGTTAACAGAGTGTAAGGGTTTGCCACCACAGGATAGAGGTCCTCAGTTATCTTGTTAACAGCCTGTAAATCCTGTACCACCCGGTAAGAACCATCAGGTTTATGGACAGGCAGGATAGGAGTATTGAAATCAGACTGGCACTCTTTTAGTAATCCCATCCgtaagaatttttcaattattgggCCAATTCCTCTGCCAAGTCTCgagctgttttcaaaactagctgtctttctgtctctgttagTCCACCCAATAGTAATTGTATATCAGCCCAATCTGGATTATGCTGTTTGATTATAAGTTGCAAGCgctcagcagtgcctgctggatCACTTGGGTAATTTTTGGCAACGTTATACCATGCATCTAGGTCAGCAGTAAAGAAAGATACTCTAATTAACATTGTATCCCCATCAGGTGCCACTGCCTCTCTCAGAGGTGCCATCAGTACCTCTTTCCTGGTTCGGGATGAGACAGGACTGTCCGGGGGAGAGGAGGTTGGCGTTGGTGTTCCTTCCGAGTCCGCATCCTCTTCCTGTCTCCTAAGGGGAGGCTTAAGCAAATTGGTTAATTCATCATCATcttgtccctgagctgctgcttgataGACTTTGTCTGACCTTGTGCATCTCTGGCCTATGCTGCATGATGAGCAGCATCGTTTAATTCTTCTTCGGgccttattattttctttttccagagctaACACCATAGGATCACTGGGGGGTTTGATTCCACAATCTCTCTGCCATTCAGGgtgttttcagagagaaaaaaatgcgTCAGCGTAGGAAACTTCTTCCCATTTACCTTCCCGCCTCAGAAACAGCATTAACTGAAGCAAGGTATTATAATCTAAAGTTCCATTAGATGGCCATTTGGCTTCATTTCCTAATTTATACAGTGGCCACCACTGGGTACAATATTTTATAagggttcttttattttctgtgcctccagctACTACTATCTCCTTCCAATGTGCCAGAATACAGCCGAGCGGGCTTGCTCTGGGGATTTCCTTACTTTGTCTGGTTCCCATCCCATTCAGAGTTTGAGTTTACTCAAATACTGTGCCACCCCCTTCGGGTCACCTGTATagtgttgttggggttttagtttagtctggtttttttttttttttttttttttccctgttaaaggaattttctcccatatgcatgttgctaggggacaaatagctgtacttaagaaagacaaaaggggagtggggtggacctggctactcctttgtctacacctgggtgtggagtcagttcgctctgagcttccagagagagaagctgcagagaaaggagctgctgcttctttctttttggccgttctttctttctgctggaagcaacgccgggaccccaaaagccgctttccctgccctgctggagaccgggctgtggctgccctgccctgctgctgcttcgagctttcgctacgctgtagccctgctcgccctgcctgcctgggcctccgtggggttctcccatctggatacatctcgcctgccacccgggatttgcgtccgtccctgccgttccagcctgctgttcctgagagcccggggtcagctgcccaggggtttgtgaagcctttgttccatcccttcccgggatcccggggcaccagagccgcgggtttcccgagctcgctccagagcgccccctgcagccgcgggggaaccatcgcacctgccctgctcaccgggagccgccagcgcccctgccggctgcgagtggaactgcacccgaggggaaatagcctgacagccgagaaggctggcactgggtttgtgattgtttgctgttactgccatagttgttgttgtttttgtttgactggttatacacatatatatatatatatatatagagtaaagaactgttattcctatttcccacatctttgcctaaaggcccttgatttcaaaatataataacttggagggaaaaggggttatatctgccacttcaaggggggcctctgccttccttagcagacacctgtctttcaaaaccgagacaagTGTATAGGTCACTCTTTATAAGTTCTCTTGTGCCTTCTGCCAagcctgctttgctgctgctgtttctacCTCTGTCCCCTAGTTTTATCTCGATTCCacccaaaattttttttttttttcccctcacactCTCTCACAGTTCTTTCCCAATTTTCTTCCCGAACCTCCCAAATCTCAGGTACCAAATGCAACTTCCCACACACAATCCTTAAAATCTCAGGCTCAAAATCAGCTTCAGAGTACCTCTAATAGCACTGAGAACACAGGCTCTGCCGTCTGGCAGAAGAGCAGTATCACTTCCTCGTACAAACTTTACACTGTATTAATACCCATGCAACCTGCCATCCTCCCGTTGAATAAAAGGTTCTGATACATCCACAAAAACAAGTTATTCCACGTACTCTTTCAAACTCTAAATTCTCTGCCACTAATCTTTCTGCAGAGGTTCTCCCAGCCACGATTCCAAATTCAACAAGCAAGCACTCCCCGCCAAACAAATGTCTCAATATCACACTCTCAAACGACACACGGCAACACGCACACTCCCGTTTTACAAACGAATAGGCGACCTAATACACATCTACACACATAAAAGCAGTCCGACAACAACCAATATCTACACAGACATATAAGCAACACAACAACATTCAAAACAGCTACTAGTAGCAAAAATGTTCGCAACACTCGCTTGTAATAGTTTCAGGGTCCCGCTTATATTTTCCGACACAGTAACAAGTTTCGGTGGGACCCCCCCTTGGAATCACCCGATCCGCTCCCAGGATCACTAGCGGCCGCCCTATCGGTCGGCGATTCCCCCTTGCCGGCTCCGGTAGCCAGTTGCTTGCAAGCCACACCTTTACCCTCACAGGGACTGCGCTGAACGTGGGACGTCTCCTTGCGGcttaccagcagccctggccacgcGTACGACTTATAGGCACCCTAAATGCAAAACATACCGTTTATCCGCAATTCCAGCAGGTCGTTGTCTGTCCGCCGCAGTGAGCAAGCCAAGGGACGGAGATCCTCCAGGAAAGCCCTGGGGCGCGCCTAGGACATCCGCTCCTCAGCCAATCCTGCAGCCGGACAGAGTTTCTCCTGGCTGCTCGCCAAATGATGAGCTGAAAGGACTCCACTActaaataagtagtaaagtaggtatgtttattccagcgctgggacgcaCGGGGAATAGCTCCTCCAAAATCATGtgtgccgacagctgcattcagctcggTATTTATCaggttacaagttccatattcattaagtttctcaacacgcctatacatattcatcacctagccccgcccagcctcacttcgtattataatgaacccaaaagtcatttacatccgcgttgcgcTTGCACAGTGTTGTTTGGTGGTTATGGTAGGGGCCTTCCGAGGGTCTTTTTGATGAAGTCAGGAGTCTTCCTcctcctgaacttttcacctttcttccctgcgcatgctctttTATACCCCTGGCCTGGGTTTAAGCTttgagactggtttgagctagttttgGGTTGAGCGCAGGATGTCTGTCTGAGACTCCCCCTGGTCTTATCAGTggtctcttatcttttcttcctgctctggtatgctgaccaagctagatgcattgttcctaacaaactaatccttctgctccccatccccctgattcactGGCAGTGTTGTAATTATTCCAAACTTGGCGTTCAAtgtttattctgctgacagaccttaactgtggcagcagagctggcttgtCTGTCTTGGTGGCGAGTGGAGGAGAGATATCCGAAGTGGACCCCACTGACCGGGCTCCAGGGGCGCATGGTGGTGGATCTGAAAAAACCCCTCCGGGTCCACGGGCGGAGCCTTCCCCGGAGCCTGCACCGGGTCACCCTGCGCAGTCACAGGGCTCCGCGCCCCCCAAGGACCCCGCACCGACAGATGAACTGGTGGGGGTGTCGGGGCAGCAAGAGGGCGTGCAGCCCGCCTTGCCATTTGGCTCAGCAGCGGCCACGGCTTATCCGGGGCTGCGGGTCAGCGGTCTAGCCTCTTGGACCCCCATGGCGGCTTCTAGCCCGTCTGCACATGCATCTGCTGTGCTGAGAATGCCCGGATGTACCTTCTTGCCCCGTGTAGCCCCCGGCAATGTTGCGCATCCGTCTGCTGCACCGAGAATGCCCGGGTGCGGCCCATCGCCCTCCGTAGTGCCagactgttctgcgcagtcgcagacCCAAGCAGTCGACCTTCTATTACATCGTTTGCCTTTGTTGACGGAACTGCCGCATATATCACGACAGCTATTGGaactgctcagcttgcaaaagcacCTGCTGCAGATGCCAGAGGCAACCCGCCGTGTGGGGTGCGCTGGGCCCGCGCCGCCCGCACCACCCGTGCCACCCGCGGGAGACGCGGCTCCGAACCTGGAAGTGCCATTGCCGCCGGCGAACACAGAACCCGtgggggaatgcatggagaaaccccacagagccgactagaaaaagctttgtatacaattaatcaccttacagtaccacaaaattcaaataatcctgttattctgaatcatatTCTCTCATTGCAGTGTGCAGGCAAGACACcgctgccccgggcaaaagtctgggtatgAAATTTACTCACtaaaccagtgggaaggcccgcatgagcttatcgtttggggtcgtgggtatgcttgcgtttctacagatactggggtacggtgcCTACCTGCAAAATGTGTTCGCCCTGccctacggcaccagaggcagaacaggcaacctccaaatgatgacgagaacgccaaccatccaaatggcgaccagaatgtagatcatcagcctaatgactcttctgatgatgaccaggatgtcaaccatcaggcagatggtccttccacaagcagagactgaactttaaatttcttgttatggagtcagatagttaaagccttaaggatGTATTTAGAATTAgtaactgatgtaaatttctatttaggattaatagtagagttgttctcttaaaaaacaaaatgggGGAATTGTGGATACAACAATGCTGTtggcaagaatttttcttgcaattttttaagtcgtgggatacttttctctctcagagaAGATATTCACAGAGTTTGTAAACCATGAACATCTGCGACCTTGCAAAAactttgtttatagtacagtagaaaaatattttgacaacggatgtttaggatttccagccaatcacccccaaggagtggctgatcctttgtccaattagactatgaggaaaaaggtctataaaagagtttgtaaaataattaaagaaatcaatccTGCTGCataattcctgcctgctggattttctctcctcctccctgcggCTGCAGGATATGGTAATATTTACAGCACATTAGTGAACTGATCCATGGTGAAAAACAGAAGCCTACGaaaatctgggggaaaaaaaaaaaggcaactcaCGTGCCCGATTCACAGATGCAACTCTTGCAAAACTTTTGAAGGCAGTCTCACTCCCTCTGCTGAACAATCAACTGGAGGAAATCCCACTCCAAATCTGtgggaaacaacaaaagtgGTGCAACAAGCACTTCatagaataaaaactaaaactccaTCTGACTAAATTAATGCAATTAACATTGCATTAATTTcacctggctttttttttttttttttttgaggaaatctgtttcttttctcttttctaagaaTGTCAAACATCCCTGCATTGACGATAAAGAAAGCAGTTTGAGGGCAGAGAGAGTGCAAGCAGCAGAATCACATCTAAATGTGATAACCATTTACTCACGTGGACGCTGTCACTTTGTGTTAGCCCCAAggagttttacttctttttaataatcGCTAGTGggccaaattttcactttttaagaACCTACCAACACATGGGATGGAGCTGCATGAAAACCAATGAAATGTAAAGTGTCACCATAATTGCTTGCATTGTCAGTTTGTTCACGTTTGTCATTTaagaatttatacatatttgaaatCATACAAATATGTTCTAACCTTCCCAGTTCTGCCTCAGAagacttcaaaattattataattcagctaattttttttatttactatttagTGAATTAAAGAATCTtgacaaaacacaagcaaatacTACATAAGAAATGATTAAATCCCCCTTCCTAAACCAGGAGGGCTTTTTGCAGCCACAGACTGCAAATAGgacatgaataaaatacagaaaagccttCTACCAGCTCTCAAACTAAAGTGCTGTTCAATCTCATGCCATATGTCTTAAGAAGGTATTTTAGCTTTGCCTCACTCCACCTATTTATAGCACATTCTGCAATCTCAGACGAGGGTGCAGAATGTGATGAAGGCAATTCAGTCactaaaattcaaagaaaaaaaaggctactTGGATTAATGAAActaattttgaaagagaattaatttctttttaatcccaCCAACAGTAAAGCCCCAGTTTCTAGTTTGTGTCAAGATTACATTACAACAGTGCTATAATTGGTCTCCTAGAAAACAGAGCATAGCCCTGATGGAAAGATATGTTTGCATGAGAACATTTTGTatggaaatgttttgtgtgttgATTTGTATCCTAAAAACTAATCCTTCATAATGTCTAAAATTATCCAGCagagtaaaaatattaatggaacAAAAACTGTctaaagaagctacaaccaaagaagcctcccCGAAGATACCTGACTAAGACTTGAAAGTTTAAGTTAAACCACTAAGAttagagaaagggaaaaccCATTCCTTAATCATCTCAGGcctaggaaaacaaacaaacaaacaaacaaggctgaaagaggagaaataccCATAGATAATGAAATAACAGATCAAGTGATCCCATTAGTAGGAGATGTTGAAAttccaaagaaatcaaaacGGGCTTCCCCACTCATTATTGAACGCCTGGAAGGGGCACAACCAGTGTCAGTTAAGCGATATCCTCTAAAGCATGGAGCACCAgtagaaataaaaccaataaTTGCTACATTTATTGATCAAGAGTTGTTAAGAGAGTATAGGTCTCCCTACAATACCCCAATTCTACCAATACAAAAGCCAAATGGAAATTATCAATTAGTTCAAGACCTGAGAGCGATAAATACAGTATCAAGAACACTGCATCCTGTAGTAGCCAATCCTTGCACTTTacttacaaaattacaaagtgGCTGGGTGTGGTTTTCAGCTCtagatttaaaagatgctttcttttgtctgccATTCCTTGAAAGCAGTCACGAGATTTatgcctttgaatgggaaaaccccaaaacagggaaaaaagccagCTTACACGGACCCTATTGCCACAAGGATTCCAAAAATAGCCTCACAAGAATTGGAGATCATTAGCTAAAGAACTGGAAGCCTGGAACACCGACACTCTGGGAAGGT
This genomic interval from Corvus moneduloides isolate bCorMon1 chromosome W, bCorMon1.pri, whole genome shotgun sequence contains the following:
- the LOC116437463 gene encoding uncharacterized protein LOC116437463 → MTGWCRLWIYNYGLVVKPLYELITKESRDLQWTKEAMRAFSQLKNALMSAPALGLPDVSKPFFLFSHEKQGIALGILAQDLVPYRRAVAYFSKQLDAAAKGWPGCLRAVAAVVLNIQEARKFTLGQRMTVLVSHTVSAVLEVKGGHWLSPQRFLKYQAIMVEQDDVEIVVTNIVNPASFLSGNQGEPVRHDCLETIEATYSSRPDLKDIPLSNTETWFTDGSSYVISGKRHAGYAVTTCREVIESGPLPTNTSAQKAEIIALTCALEMAKGKKINIYTDSRYAFGVVHAHGAIWKERGLLNSHGKNIKHAQEIMQLLEAVQLPEKVAIMHIRAHQKVSSELEEGNELADREAKEAAKGEVTITGALIPDGQLSLEVSYRKDSGTTVGRTIPGASHHLHHD